The Thermococcus sibiricus MM 739 DNA window GTGGATTCGGAGATAGACCCAAAAGTCTGTAGAGTATGTATAGAAGCATTTGGATAATAAAAAGAAAAAATCACTCAAGCATGTTCTCCTTTTTGGCCACAATATATGTACAACACAGATCTCCGGTAACATTGTTCATTGTCTCGAACATATCTATAAGCGGATTGACTCCTAAGGCAAGAGCGACGATTATTGCTATCTGGCTTGGCTCAAGACCAAGGGTTCCAAGAACTATGAAAAGTAACATTAAACTTCCTCCGGGAACCCCTCCAGCACCTATTGCGGACAGTACCGTTGTTATTATAACTATAGCCAAAGAGCTAATTGTAAGGTCAATGTTGAAGACATCTGCTGCGAAGACAGCCCACATTGGAAGGTGTATACACACTCCGTTCATGTTTATCGTTGCACCAACTGGAAGGGAGAACTCAGCAAGCTCCTTCTTTACTTTAAACGATTCTATTGCAGTTTTGATGGTAACTGGGAGTGTGGCGGCACTACTCCTAGTGAAAAATGAGGTTATCATGACCTCCTTGGCCCTCTTGAAGAAGTCTATCGGGTTCTCCTTGAGGAAAACGGAGACGAGTATTGAGTAAACAATGAATATCATTATGACAATTCCCGAGATGACTCCCAGCACTGCCTTCAAATAGGGCCCAATGATTGAAGGTCCATAAAGGCCGAAGTTGACAACTGCAAGTGAGAAGACACCTATTGGGAAGTATTCCAGAATCCAAGAGACTATTCTGAACATAACTGAATTCGCACCTGCGGCGAAGTCGAGTATTGATTGAATCTGCTTTTTCTCGGTTTCATTTTGGGTGTGGTCAAGCAAAACTCTCGCTGCAAGACCAAAGAGGAGTGCAAAGACTATTATTGGGAGGAATTCCCCATTCGCCAATGCCTCAAATGGGTTAGTAAACATCTTGAGAATCAGGTCCGTTAAACCTGATGGTGGAGTTATAGATGGGCCTCCCTCTCCCATAGAGCTTCCCAGTTTCTCGACGTCAACTGCAACGCCCTGTCCCGGGTGTACAAACATGGCAATACTCACTCCAATCATGGCCGCAACGAAGGAGGTAAAAATGTACCATAAGATGACCTTTCCTCCGACCCTTCCCAGCTTCTTTGGTGAAAGTCCCGAAGATCCCACTATGAGGGAGAAGAACACTATTGGTATAACAACCATTTTGAGCATTCTTACGAGCACCGCGCCAAAAGGCGATATGTACGTTGCAACCCTTTCACCGAGATTGCTGCCGTTCGCCATGTCATAATACCACAGAACCAATCCAAATGCAACACCCAGCAAAAATGCAACACCAACTCTATATGGCAGAGGTATACTAGTATACTTTTTTATGATGCCCACACGGTTCACCCCCAAATTGAATCCTTGAACTTTTTTACACCTAACTGTTACATGATTGTTATATATAACCTTTTGTGTCGATTAAGTTCCATTAATACATCAATGAGTTATATTATTCAATAAGGTATATTGATAATCAGCATAGTTATAAGAAATATCCAAGATGTCCATTAGCCATGTTGGTTACCCAAATTCACTTCAATGCAATATCCAATTAAACTCCTAAATTTAGCAGAGCCAATGAATTTCTGAGAAAATTCAAAAGAATTCATGTTGCCTGCTCCGGCTATTACTGAAAATTTCTTCATAAATTAATTTTTAAATCCTTTCACTTGAAGTTTTCTTGGGGTGAGAAAATGGACGAACTGGAGATGATTAGGAGAAAAAAGATGCTTGAACTCATGAAAAAAGCGGGAATTATAGAAGTTAAACAAGAGAAACCAAAAGTCATCATAGAGGTCATAACTTCTCCCGGTTGTCCATACTGTCCGATAGCATGGGCAATGGCTCAGGAAATAGCAAGAAAATACGATGGTATAATAGCGAAGGAAATAAGCGTTGCAACGCCAGAAGGTCAGAGAAAGGCAAGGGAGCACAATATAATGGGGACCCCAACAATTTTGATAAATAACCGCGTTGAATTCATAGGCGTGCCAAACTTTGCTGAATTTGAAAGAAGGGTCAGGCAATATCTTTCCGCATAAACTTTAAAAATTACTTTCTTTAATTTCCCTTCATGTTTCTATATGAGAAAAATTTTGATCTTCAAAAAAAGAAGGCCTTAGAAAGTCTAAATGATGCTCTGGAAAAGGGATTAGTGGACAGTGATATAATATCCCTATTAAACAAAATAAACTCTCTAAAAAACTATTTCACGACATCCTCATGCTCAGGAAGGATAAGTATCATGCAAATGCCTGATTTGGGGGACAAACTCAATGCAATATGGCTTGGCAAGTGGCACAGAGAAGTAAAAATCGAAGAAGTGCTCGATACCATAAATAAACATGATGGAGGAATGTTATGGTTTATGGTCCACAGCCCAATTCTCCACGTTTCAGCAAAGACTTTGGAGGACGCTGTTGAACTCTTAAATCTCGCAATGGCCTGTGGGTTTAAGCACTCAAATATCAAAAGTGTAAGCCACAAAAAGCTTGTAGTGGAGATTCGTTCAACCGAAAGAATGGATATCCCCTTAGGCAGTGATGGTGAACTGTGGGTGAATGAAAGCTATCTTGTGAAAATAGTTTCAATGGCAAATCTTCAACTAAGGAGAACCAAAGAAAAGCTCAGAAAACTCGAAGATGAAATTCAAAAACTTAAGAAATAAAGAAAGAGCTTCAGAATTCAGTCTCCTCTTCACCCATGCCCTTGCCGCCTTCCTTCTCTTTCTCAAGCTTGCTTGCAGCTATGACATCATCGATTCTAAGGATCATTACTGCAGCTTCACTTGCGCTCTTAATGGCCTGCCTCTTGACTCTTAATGGCTCAATAACTCCTCTTTCCATCATGTCTGCTGGTTCTCCTGCAAACACGTCAACGCCGACTGTTGGACCTTTCTCTTTGTGGGCTGCAGTGACCTTCACTAGGACATCAACTGGATCAAGTCCCGCATTCTCTGCAAGTGTCTTTGGTATTATCTTCAATGCATCAGCAAATGATTCAATGGCAAGTTGCTCTTTTCCACCAACTTTCTTAGCATATTCATCAAGCTTGATGGCAAGTTCGATTTCACTTGCACCGCCACCAGCAACAATCTTTCCATCTTCAACGATGTCCTTGACGACTTTTATTGCATCTTCAAGAGCTCTTTCTACTTCGTCAACGACGTGTTCTGTTCCTCCTCTGATGAGGATTGTAACTGCCTTTGGATTCTTGCATCCTTCAACGAAGACCATGTTTTCTCCAGCAACCTTTCTCTCTTCAACAAGTTCAGCATGACCAAGGTCTTCACTTGTGAGATCTCTTATATTGGTGACAATCTTTGCACCGGTTGCCTTGGCGAGCTTCTCCATATCACTCTTCTTAACCCTTCTAACAGCTAATATACCGGCCTTAGCGAGGTAGTGTTGTGCTAGATCGTCGATTCCCTTCTGACAGAATACTACATTCGCACCTGTAGCAACAATTTTATCAACCATCTCTTTGATCATTCTTTCCTCTTGTTCGAGGAATGCCTGTAATTGGTCTGGGCTTGTAATTCTGATCTCTGCATCTGTCTCAGTTTCTTTGACCTCAAGTGCCTCGTTAATAAGAGCAATCTTGGCATCCTCGATCTTTCTTGGCATAGCCGGGTGAACTCTCTCTTTGTCAATAACCACACCCTTGATGAGTTGAGTATCTCTGACACTTCCACCCTCTTTCTTCTCAAGCTTAATGTTGTCAATGTCAACTTGATACTCCTCACCAACTTTTTCACCAACGAGTTTTACAGCTTCTACTGCCAGCTTAGCCAAGTAATCTCTCTCTTCCTCAGCGGCTTTTCCAGTTATAGCTGTTGTTGCCGCCTTCATGAGTATCTCTTCATCCATCGGGCTAACATCTTTTGCAATGCCTTCAAGTATCTCCTGGGCCTTCTCAGCAGCAAGATTGTAACCCTTAACAATTACACTCGGATGAATGTTCTGGTTAAGTAACTCTTCAGCTCTTCTTAGAAGTTCACCAGCTATTACAACAGCTGTCGTGGTTCCATCCCCGGCTTCTTTGTCCTGAGTCTTTGCAACTTCAACCATCATTTTAGCCGCTGGGTGCTGAATATCCATCTCATCGAGAATTGTTGCACCATCGTTTGTTATTACTATATCCCCAAGGCTGTCAACGAGCATTTTGTCCATGCCCTTTGGACCAAGAGTAGTCCTTACAGTCTCTGCAATAATTCTTGCAGCCAAAATGTTGAGTCTTTGGGCATCCTTTCCAACATATCTCTGAGTTCCTTCAGGTAGAATCAAAATTGGTTGTCCGGCAAGTTGGGCCATTTCCATCCACCTCCCATATTTTTGTTTTTTGATGGGAGGATTACTTTTAGTTACAATATGTTTGCATTGCAATTATGCATTCCTTTGTGCTATTTATAAATTTTTCGCTCAAGGTTTTTAAGCTTTTTAGCAAAGCAAAAACCGGTGGAAACTATGGAAGAGTTTGAAAGAGCATTAAAAAGCAGAGATTGTCAAAAAATTCTTGAAATACTTGATGATTATCTTGAAAAAATAGAAAATGAGGATGAACTTAGGGCGTTCTTAGAAAAAGTAGAAACATTAATCTTAAAGTGTGAAGGTTCTGATGCTTATGAACTAGCACATGAAATTACTCATATATATGCTCATCTAGGTGAATTAGATAAAGGAATTGAGATTTACAAGAAACTTGTTGAGAAATACAAGGAAGAAAGAGAAAAATATTTAGACGCTCTATACCACCTTGCAGATGCTTATGAACACTTTGGAATGCCAAATAAAGCCATAGACGTCTATGAAAAATTATTGGAACTTGAAAAAAAGATTGGAAATAAACGAGAGGAAGCATTAACTCTTGCCCATATAGCCATAAACTATGATGAACTTGAAGAGGTTGATAGAGCAATAGAACTCATGAACGAAGCAAGTAAAATGTTCAAAGAACTTGGTGATGAAAGGAATTATCTAGTAAGCATTCTTGACTTGGCCCACTTCCATTATGAAGTAGGGGATTATAACAGGGCTGAAGAGCTCATCCTGGAGGTATTAAAGAGCCCCAGAGATGCAGAAATTGAAGTAAATGCTAGAATTGTAGATGCGGAGATAAAAGCAGCACAGGAAAACTTTAAAAAAGCATTCTCTGCTCTTAGATTCAGTCTTTTAAAAGCTCTAGA harbors:
- a CDS encoding dicarboxylate/amino acid:cation symporter: MGIIKKYTSIPLPYRVGVAFLLGVAFGLVLWYYDMANGSNLGERVATYISPFGAVLVRMLKMVVIPIVFFSLIVGSSGLSPKKLGRVGGKVILWYIFTSFVAAMIGVSIAMFVHPGQGVAVDVEKLGSSMGEGGPSITPPSGLTDLILKMFTNPFEALANGEFLPIIVFALLFGLAARVLLDHTQNETEKKQIQSILDFAAGANSVMFRIVSWILEYFPIGVFSLAVVNFGLYGPSIIGPYLKAVLGVISGIVIMIFIVYSILVSVFLKENPIDFFKRAKEVMITSFFTRSSAATLPVTIKTAIESFKVKKELAEFSLPVGATINMNGVCIHLPMWAVFAADVFNIDLTISSLAIVIITTVLSAIGAGGVPGGSLMLLFIVLGTLGLEPSQIAIIVALALGVNPLIDMFETMNNVTGDLCCTYIVAKKENMLE
- the thsB gene encoding thermosome subunit beta — translated: MAQLAGQPILILPEGTQRYVGKDAQRLNILAARIIAETVRTTLGPKGMDKMLVDSLGDIVITNDGATILDEMDIQHPAAKMMVEVAKTQDKEAGDGTTTAVVIAGELLRRAEELLNQNIHPSVIVKGYNLAAEKAQEILEGIAKDVSPMDEEILMKAATTAITGKAAEEERDYLAKLAVEAVKLVGEKVGEEYQVDIDNIKLEKKEGGSVRDTQLIKGVVIDKERVHPAMPRKIEDAKIALINEALEVKETETDAEIRITSPDQLQAFLEQEERMIKEMVDKIVATGANVVFCQKGIDDLAQHYLAKAGILAVRRVKKSDMEKLAKATGAKIVTNIRDLTSEDLGHAELVEERKVAGENMVFVEGCKNPKAVTILIRGGTEHVVDEVERALEDAIKVVKDIVEDGKIVAGGGASEIELAIKLDEYAKKVGGKEQLAIESFADALKIIPKTLAENAGLDPVDVLVKVTAAHKEKGPTVGVDVFAGEPADMMERGVIEPLRVKRQAIKSASEAAVMILRIDDVIAASKLEKEKEGGKGMGEEETEF
- the taw3 gene encoding tRNA(Phe) 7-((3-amino-3-carboxypropyl)-4-demethylwyosine(37)-N(4))-methyltransferase Taw3, whose product is MFLYEKNFDLQKKKALESLNDALEKGLVDSDIISLLNKINSLKNYFTTSSCSGRISIMQMPDLGDKLNAIWLGKWHREVKIEEVLDTINKHDGGMLWFMVHSPILHVSAKTLEDAVELLNLAMACGFKHSNIKSVSHKKLVVEIRSTERMDIPLGSDGELWVNESYLVKIVSMANLQLRRTKEKLRKLEDEIQKLKK
- a CDS encoding tetratricopeptide repeat protein, coding for MEEFERALKSRDCQKILEILDDYLEKIENEDELRAFLEKVETLILKCEGSDAYELAHEITHIYAHLGELDKGIEIYKKLVEKYKEEREKYLDALYHLADAYEHFGMPNKAIDVYEKLLELEKKIGNKREEALTLAHIAINYDELEEVDRAIELMNEASKMFKELGDERNYLVSILDLAHFHYEVGDYNRAEELILEVLKSPRDAEIEVNARIVDAEIKAAQENFKKAFSALRFSLLKALETEDLFTLAFEALYEFITGLFEEKLYKEIYENIESLAEPFEDTNPEYTKFFIAIGELAKLKEGQENRYEEVYTSIEVNEFKELLDELKKIGTTVLKIGF
- a CDS encoding thioredoxin family protein; this translates as MDELEMIRRKKMLELMKKAGIIEVKQEKPKVIIEVITSPGCPYCPIAWAMAQEIARKYDGIIAKEISVATPEGQRKAREHNIMGTPTILINNRVEFIGVPNFAEFERRVRQYLSA